One Pseudomonas fluorescens genomic region harbors:
- a CDS encoding fumarate hydratase, whose product MTVIKQDDLIQSVADALQFISYYHPVDFIQAMHEAYLREESPAARDSMAQILINSRMCATGHRPICQDTGIVTVFVRVGMDVRWDGATMGLDDMINEGVRRAYNLPENVLRASILADPAGARKNTKDNTPAVIHYSIVPGNTVEVDVAAKGGGSENKSKMAMLNPSDSIVDWVLKTVPTMGAGWCPPGMLGIGIGGTAEKAAVMAKEVLMESIDIHELKARGPQNRIEEMRLELFEKVNQLGIGAQGLGGLTTVLDVKIMDYPTHAASLPVCMIPNCAATRHAHFVLDGSGPASLEAPPLDAYPEIVWEAGPSARRVNLDTLTPEDVQSWKPGETVLLNGKMLTGRDAAHKRMVEMLNKGETLPVDLKGRFIYYVGPVDPVGDEVVGPAGPTTATRMDKFTRQILEQTGLLGMIGKSERGPTAIEAIKDNKAVYLMAVGGAAYLVAQAIKKSKVLAFAELGMEAIYEFEVKDMPVTVAVDSKGESVHITGPAIWQQKIIESLAVEVQ is encoded by the coding sequence ATGACCGTGATCAAGCAAGACGACCTGATTCAGAGCGTTGCCGACGCCCTGCAGTTCATTTCCTATTACCACCCGGTGGATTTTATCCAGGCGATGCACGAAGCCTACCTGCGCGAAGAATCGCCAGCGGCCCGTGATTCGATGGCGCAGATCCTGATCAACTCGCGCATGTGCGCCACCGGCCACCGCCCGATCTGCCAGGACACCGGTATCGTCACCGTGTTCGTGCGCGTCGGCATGGACGTGCGCTGGGATGGCGCCACCATGGGCCTGGACGACATGATCAACGAAGGCGTGCGTCGCGCCTACAACCTGCCGGAAAACGTCCTGCGTGCCTCGATCCTCGCCGACCCGGCGGGCGCTCGTAAAAACACCAAGGACAACACCCCTGCCGTGATTCACTACTCCATCGTCCCGGGCAACACCGTGGAAGTGGACGTGGCGGCCAAGGGCGGCGGTTCCGAGAACAAGTCGAAAATGGCCATGCTCAACCCGTCCGACTCGATCGTTGACTGGGTGCTCAAAACCGTTCCGACCATGGGCGCCGGCTGGTGCCCGCCGGGCATGCTCGGCATTGGTATCGGCGGCACCGCCGAAAAAGCCGCGGTGATGGCCAAGGAAGTGTTGATGGAATCCATCGACATTCACGAACTCAAGGCCCGCGGCCCACAGAACCGCATCGAAGAAATGCGTCTGGAGCTGTTCGAGAAGGTCAACCAGTTGGGCATCGGCGCCCAGGGCCTCGGTGGCCTGACCACCGTGCTCGACGTGAAGATCATGGACTATCCGACCCACGCTGCCTCGCTGCCGGTGTGCATGATCCCCAACTGCGCCGCCACCCGTCACGCGCACTTCGTGCTCGACGGTTCCGGCCCGGCCTCGCTGGAAGCGCCACCGCTGGACGCCTATCCGGAAATCGTCTGGGAAGCCGGCCCGTCGGCCCGTCGTGTCAACCTCGACACCCTGACCCCGGAAGACGTGCAGAGCTGGAAGCCGGGCGAAACCGTCCTGCTCAACGGCAAGATGCTCACCGGTCGCGACGCCGCGCACAAGCGCATGGTCGAAATGCTCAACAAGGGCGAAACCCTGCCGGTAGACCTCAAGGGTCGCTTCATCTACTACGTCGGCCCGGTTGATCCAGTTGGTGACGAAGTGGTTGGCCCGGCTGGCCCGACCACCGCGACGCGGATGGACAAGTTCACCCGGCAGATCCTTGAGCAGACCGGCCTGTTGGGCATGATCGGCAAGTCCGAGCGCGGCCCGACCGCGATCGAAGCGATCAAGGACAACAAAGCCGTGTACCTGATGGCGGTGGGCGGTGCTGCTTACCTGGTTGCCCAAGCGATCAAGAAGTCCAAAGTGCTGGCATTTGCCGAGCTGGGCATGGAAGCGATCTACGAGTTCGAGGTCAAGGACATGCCGGTCACCGTTGCGGTGGACAGCAAAGGCGAATCGGTGCACATCACCGGTCCGGCTATCTGGCAACAGAAGATCATCGAAAGCCTGGCGGTTGAAGTGCAGTAA
- a CDS encoding sensor domain-containing diguanylate cyclase codes for MTHNAIQRLLLKRFALAAATYGLALLLLWLAFFTGHYQQPLSGVAIGSALVVISQATLFGLFWSGRNQRFADPSLTEVQVLMGLGWQTWLIAHVDEARGAFLVFYVLILLFGLFHLTRRVFIRCALLVFFSFSAITLWDAYHFRLAEPALAALQVCILAMVLAWLVLYARFVQVSRQRQRQRRFALQAHQDTLRGMMRQLEDLVATDELTGLFNRRHFLRIASRELNALDSDVVHGLALIDLDHFKRINDLHGHAAGDQVLQAFAAVAQACLRDGDVLARYGGEEFVVLLPDCDAERLTACCERLRIAFTEVELMGLQVRNLSLSAGMTLLAVGDDLDEALQRADQALYRAKRDGRNRCAAAWENVDA; via the coding sequence TTGACCCATAACGCCATTCAACGCCTTTTGCTCAAACGCTTTGCCCTCGCTGCGGCCACCTACGGATTGGCTTTGCTGCTGCTGTGGCTGGCGTTTTTCACCGGGCATTACCAGCAACCCCTGAGTGGCGTGGCCATCGGCAGCGCCCTGGTGGTGATCAGCCAGGCGACCCTGTTCGGGCTGTTTTGGAGCGGACGCAATCAGCGCTTCGCCGACCCCAGCCTGACTGAAGTGCAAGTGTTGATGGGGCTGGGCTGGCAGACCTGGCTGATTGCCCATGTCGACGAGGCGCGCGGCGCGTTCCTGGTGTTTTATGTGCTGATTCTGCTGTTCGGCCTGTTCCATCTCACCCGGCGGGTGTTCATCCGCTGCGCGCTGCTGGTGTTCTTCAGTTTTTCTGCAATTACCCTTTGGGACGCCTACCACTTCCGACTGGCCGAGCCTGCGCTCGCGGCATTGCAGGTGTGCATTCTGGCGATGGTGCTGGCGTGGCTGGTGCTCTACGCGCGTTTTGTTCAGGTTTCCCGGCAACGTCAGCGTCAACGCCGCTTTGCCTTGCAGGCGCATCAAGACACCTTGCGCGGAATGATGCGCCAGCTCGAAGACCTGGTCGCCACCGACGAGTTGACCGGGTTGTTCAATCGCCGCCACTTCCTGCGCATCGCCTCGCGCGAGCTGAATGCGCTGGACAGTGACGTGGTGCACGGGCTGGCGCTGATCGATCTGGATCACTTCAAACGCATCAACGACCTGCACGGCCATGCGGCCGGCGATCAGGTGCTGCAGGCGTTTGCCGCTGTGGCGCAAGCGTGCCTGCGCGACGGCGACGTGCTGGCGCGCTACGGTGGCGAAGAATTCGTGGTGTTGCTGCCTGACTGCGATGCTGAACGGCTGACGGCGTGTTGCGAGCGTTTGCGCATCGCCTTCACCGAAGTGGAATTGATGGGCCTGCAAGTACGCAACCTGAGCCTGTCGGCGGGCATGACGCTATTGGCCGTCGGCGATGATCTGGACGAAGCGTTGCAGCGCGCCGATCAGGCGCTGTATCGGGCCAAGCGCGATGGGCGCAACCGCTGCGCGGCCGCGTGGGAGAACGTCGATGCCTGA
- a CDS encoding iron-sulfur-binding ferredoxin reductase: MPELRVGDRHWTVAAGSNLLDALNQNGVAVPYSCRAGSCHACLVQCVQGVPTDNRPDALSAEQREQGWRLACQCQVAENLQVHTFDPLADGRPATVEALDWLSDSVLRLRLAPQRPLRYSAGQHLVLWIGHIARPYSLASLPEEDRFLEFHLDCRQPGEFVDAARKLQIGDAIRLGELRGGALHYDPDWHGRPLWLLAAGTGLGPLFGVLREALRHDHQGAIRVIHLADDARDHYLAKPLAALAAQRENLSVELWTAAESAAALAQLRLVSRQTLALVCGSTASVDVFAKRLFLAGLPRNQLLADVFLSRG, from the coding sequence ATGCCTGAACTGCGTGTCGGTGATCGACACTGGACAGTAGCGGCGGGCAGCAATCTGCTCGATGCCTTGAACCAGAACGGCGTCGCCGTGCCCTACAGCTGTCGTGCCGGCAGTTGCCATGCGTGTCTGGTGCAATGCGTACAAGGTGTGCCAACGGACAATCGTCCGGACGCCTTGAGCGCTGAACAGCGCGAGCAAGGCTGGCGACTGGCGTGCCAATGTCAGGTGGCGGAAAATTTGCAGGTGCACACCTTCGACCCGCTCGCCGACGGTCGCCCGGCAACTGTTGAGGCGCTGGACTGGCTCAGCGACAGCGTCCTGCGTCTGCGCCTGGCCCCGCAGCGGCCACTGCGCTACAGCGCCGGGCAACATTTGGTGTTGTGGATCGGCCACATCGCTCGCCCGTATTCGCTGGCGAGCCTGCCGGAAGAAGACCGCTTTCTCGAGTTTCACCTTGACTGTCGCCAGCCGGGCGAATTCGTTGATGCGGCGCGAAAGCTGCAGATCGGCGACGCGATTCGCCTCGGTGAACTGCGCGGCGGCGCCTTGCATTACGACCCGGACTGGCACGGTCGACCTCTGTGGCTGCTGGCCGCCGGTACGGGTTTGGGACCGTTGTTCGGCGTGTTGCGTGAGGCCTTGCGCCACGATCACCAAGGCGCCATTCGCGTCATTCACCTGGCCGATGACGCTCGCGATCACTACCTGGCCAAACCCCTTGCGGCACTGGCTGCACAACGGGAAAACCTCAGCGTCGAGCTGTGGACGGCGGCCGAGTCAGCCGCCGCTTTGGCGCAACTGCGCCTTGTTTCCCGCCAGACCCTGGCCTTAGTCTGCGGCTCGACGGCCAGTGTCGATGTTTTCGCCAAGCGTCTGTTCCTCGCCGGATTGCCGCGCAATCAGCTGCTGGCCGATGTGTTTCTGTCGCGCGGTTAA
- a CDS encoding tetratricopeptide repeat protein — translation MRFVSIAALALSVLAVTGCTRWSMNHHLNNAYSAYDRGNCEQVMLELSKVERASRARPYVWPEVSMMRGQCLERQKLFVDAAQTYQFIIASYPNSEYAFRARARLETLQSLGHYPTRSAAPVIRPTRF, via the coding sequence ATGCGATTCGTATCCATTGCCGCCCTTGCCCTCAGCGTCCTCGCCGTCACGGGCTGCACCCGTTGGTCGATGAACCATCATCTGAATAACGCCTACAGCGCCTACGATCGGGGCAATTGCGAGCAGGTCATGCTTGAGCTGTCCAAGGTCGAACGCGCCAGCCGCGCCCGCCCGTATGTGTGGCCGGAAGTGTCGATGATGCGGGGCCAGTGCCTGGAACGGCAAAAATTGTTCGTCGACGCGGCGCAGACTTATCAGTTCATCATCGCCTCGTACCCGAACAGCGAATACGCCTTCCGCGCCCGTGCACGTCTGGAAACCCTGCAGAGCCTGGGTCATTACCCGACTCGCAGTGCCGCCCCAGTGATCCGCCCAACGCGCTTCTGA
- a CDS encoding PilZ domain-containing protein: MFTDRRIERHQLPYFLRVFNSITDKQIGFLGNVSAEGLMLISQLPMMVGVDFNLRLKIPMGDGCQQVVDVTACCLWCREDATPQHYDAGFMLHRPPPEFAQLVEALRRYFCFQALPASA, encoded by the coding sequence ATGTTTACCGACCGCCGGATCGAACGGCATCAGCTGCCGTACTTCCTCAGAGTATTCAACAGCATCACCGACAAGCAGATTGGTTTTCTGGGCAACGTCTCAGCAGAAGGCCTGATGCTCATCAGCCAGTTGCCGATGATGGTCGGTGTCGATTTCAATCTCCGTTTGAAAATCCCCATGGGCGACGGCTGCCAGCAAGTCGTTGACGTCACGGCATGCTGCCTGTGGTGCCGCGAAGACGCCACGCCGCAACATTACGATGCCGGATTCATGCTGCATCGCCCACCGCCGGAGTTTGCGCAATTGGTGGAGGCGCTGAGGCGCTATTTCTGCTTTCAGGCGTTGCCGGCTTCGGCTTGA
- the pyk gene encoding pyruvate kinase yields MSVRRTKIVATLGPASNSPEVLEQLILAGLDVARLNFSHGTPDEHKARAKLVRDLAAKHGRFVALLGDLQGPKIRIAKFANKKIELKIGDKFTFSTSHPLTEGNQQVVGIDYPDLVKDCGVGDELLLDDGRVVMRVDTQTDDALHCTVTIGGPLSDHKGINRRGGGLTAPALTEKDKADIKLAAEMEVDYLAVSFPRDAADMEYARQLRDEAGGTAWLVAKIERAEAVADDETLDGLIKASDAVMVARGDLGVEIGDAELVGIQKKIILHARRHNKAVIVATQMMESMIQNPMPTRAEVSDVANAVLDYTDAVMLSAESAAGLYPLEAVQAMARICVGAEKHPTGKTSSHRIGKEFSRCDESIALATMYTANHFPGVKAIIALTESGFTPLIMSRIRSSVPIYAFTPHREAQARAAMFRGVYTIPFDPASLEPHEVSQKAIDELTKRGVVEKGDWVILTKGDSYHTTGGTNGMKILHVGDPQV; encoded by the coding sequence ATGTCCGTCCGTCGTACCAAAATCGTCGCTACCCTTGGCCCGGCCAGTAACTCGCCGGAAGTTCTCGAACAGCTGATTCTGGCTGGTCTGGACGTTGCCCGTCTGAACTTCTCCCACGGCACCCCCGACGAGCACAAGGCTCGCGCGAAGCTGGTGCGTGACCTCGCCGCCAAGCACGGCCGCTTCGTCGCCCTGCTCGGTGACCTGCAAGGCCCGAAAATCCGTATCGCCAAATTCGCCAACAAGAAGATCGAGCTGAAGATCGGTGACAAGTTCACCTTCTCCACCAGCCATCCGTTGACCGAAGGCAATCAGCAAGTGGTCGGCATCGACTACCCGGATCTCGTCAAGGACTGCGGCGTGGGCGACGAGCTGCTGCTCGACGACGGCCGTGTGGTAATGCGCGTTGATACCCAAACTGACGATGCATTGCACTGCACCGTGACCATCGGCGGCCCGCTGTCCGACCACAAAGGCATCAACCGTCGCGGTGGCGGCCTGACCGCGCCGGCCCTGACTGAAAAAGACAAGGCCGACATCAAGCTCGCCGCTGAAATGGAAGTGGATTATCTCGCGGTGTCCTTCCCGCGTGACGCCGCTGACATGGAATACGCCCGTCAACTGCGCGACGAGGCCGGCGGCACCGCCTGGCTGGTGGCGAAGATCGAACGCGCCGAAGCCGTGGCCGACGACGAAACCCTCGACGGTCTGATCAAGGCGTCCGACGCTGTGATGGTTGCCCGTGGTGACCTCGGCGTGGAAATCGGCGACGCGGAGCTGGTCGGCATTCAGAAGAAGATCATTCTGCACGCACGCCGCCACAACAAGGCTGTGATCGTTGCGACCCAGATGATGGAGTCGATGATCCAGAACCCGATGCCGACCCGCGCCGAAGTGTCCGACGTCGCCAACGCCGTGCTCGACTACACCGACGCCGTGATGTTGTCGGCCGAATCCGCTGCCGGTCTGTACCCGCTGGAAGCCGTGCAGGCAATGGCGCGCATCTGCGTCGGCGCCGAGAAGCACCCTACCGGCAAGACCTCCAGCCACCGTATCGGCAAAGAGTTCAGCCGTTGCGACGAGAGCATTGCGCTGGCGACCATGTACACCGCCAACCATTTCCCGGGCGTCAAAGCGATCATTGCGTTGACCGAAAGCGGCTTCACCCCGCTGATCATGTCGCGTATCCGCTCCTCGGTGCCGATCTACGCGTTCACCCCACACCGCGAAGCCCAGGCCCGTGCAGCGATGTTCCGTGGCGTCTACACCATTCCGTTCGACCCGGCCTCGCTGGAACCGCACGAAGTCAGCCAGAAAGCCATCGACGAGCTGACCAAACGCGGCGTTGTGGAAAAAGGCGACTGGGTCATCCTGACCAAAGGCGACAGCTACCACACCACTGGCGGCACCAACGGCATGAAGATCCTGCATGTCGGTGATCCGCAGGTCTGA
- a CDS encoding enoyl-CoA hydratase-related protein codes for MTEAIVLERERGLLTLRFNRPDKKNALTRAMYSRLAEALKQADSDPEINAVLITGSAECFTAGNDIADFVEQPPSDLDSPVFHFMLNLLECRKPVVAAVAGAAVGIGTTLLLHCDLVYVARDARLRMPFVNLGLCPEFGSSLILPRMQGQAKAAELLLLGEGFSGEQAAQWGIATEALSSGAAAVSKARKMALRFDELPAEAVRISKQLMKAPDRELIRQVIEEEGVLFTQRLKSPEAVAALNGFINRH; via the coding sequence ATGACCGAAGCCATTGTGCTGGAACGCGAACGCGGTTTGCTGACCCTGCGTTTCAACCGCCCGGACAAGAAAAACGCGCTGACCCGCGCCATGTACAGCCGCCTCGCCGAGGCATTGAAACAGGCCGACAGCGATCCTGAAATCAACGCCGTGCTGATCACCGGCAGCGCCGAATGTTTCACCGCCGGCAACGACATCGCCGACTTCGTCGAACAACCGCCGAGCGATCTCGACAGCCCGGTGTTTCACTTCATGCTCAACCTGCTCGAGTGCCGCAAACCGGTGGTCGCCGCTGTTGCGGGCGCGGCGGTGGGCATTGGCACGACACTGTTGCTGCATTGCGATCTGGTCTACGTGGCCCGCGATGCGCGCTTGCGCATGCCGTTCGTCAATCTTGGCTTGTGCCCGGAGTTCGGCTCCAGTCTGATCCTGCCGCGGATGCAGGGGCAGGCCAAAGCGGCTGAGTTGTTGTTGCTTGGTGAGGGTTTCAGTGGTGAACAGGCTGCGCAGTGGGGCATTGCCACCGAAGCGTTGAGCAGCGGTGCGGCGGCGGTGAGCAAGGCGCGGAAAATGGCCCTGCGCTTCGACGAGCTGCCGGCCGAAGCGGTGCGCATCAGCAAACAATTGATGAAAGCGCCGGATCGCGAGTTGATTCGCCAGGTGATCGAGGAGGAGGGCGTGTTGTTCACCCAGCGTCTGAAGTCGCCGGAAGCGGTGGCGGCGTTGAACGGATTCATAAACCGACACTAA